The following coding sequences lie in one Rhizobium sp. ZPR4 genomic window:
- the xdhA gene encoding xanthine dehydrogenase small subunit, with the protein MTVVKIRSELRFILNGQDVVLSDVAPDQTLLDWLRLSRSLKGTKEGCAEGDCGACTVLVGRLTPAGGLVYEGVNACIRFLGSLDACHVVTVEHLAPSDDHLHPVQQAMIDFHGSQCGFCTPGFVMSLYGLWMQTLNPTDQQIETALQGNLCRCTGYEPILRAARAISSYGGTQDDPLLVERETMIARLQALRDGARVEIGEGRHRLIVPANLDDFATILETTPTAIVVAGSTDVGLWVTKHMRDITPVVFIAGLQELKSIVVDDKLITVGAGVTYSEAIATLSRHIPALGPLITRIGGQQVRNMGTIGGNIANGSPIGDTPPALIALGASLTLRKGAVRRTIALEDFFIAYGKQDRQPGEFVEAVHIPVPAVAEKFAIYKVTKRRDEDITATLGAFRLVLTEDGTVAEIRIAYGGMAATPKRAFSVEKALHGQPWNEKTVEMAMEKYAEDYAPLTDMRATAEYRALAARNLLLRFYLEATSSAAPAQVSRYEAA; encoded by the coding sequence ATGACCGTCGTAAAAATCCGCTCCGAACTGCGTTTCATTCTGAACGGTCAGGACGTCGTTCTGAGCGACGTCGCACCAGATCAGACGTTGCTCGACTGGCTGCGCCTCTCCCGCTCGCTGAAGGGCACCAAGGAAGGCTGCGCAGAGGGCGATTGCGGCGCCTGCACCGTGCTTGTGGGACGACTGACCCCGGCAGGTGGCCTTGTCTATGAGGGCGTCAATGCCTGCATTCGCTTCCTCGGCTCGCTTGATGCCTGTCATGTGGTCACTGTCGAGCATCTCGCCCCCAGCGACGACCATCTGCATCCGGTGCAGCAAGCCATGATCGATTTTCATGGTTCGCAATGCGGCTTCTGCACGCCGGGCTTCGTCATGTCTCTCTATGGGCTTTGGATGCAGACGCTGAACCCGACTGACCAGCAGATCGAAACGGCGCTGCAGGGCAATCTCTGTCGCTGCACCGGCTACGAGCCGATCCTGCGGGCCGCCCGCGCCATCTCCAGCTATGGCGGGACGCAAGATGACCCCTTGCTGGTCGAGCGCGAAACGATGATCGCGCGCCTGCAAGCCCTTCGCGACGGCGCCCGCGTCGAAATCGGCGAAGGTCGCCATCGTCTGATCGTGCCGGCGAACCTCGACGATTTCGCCACCATTCTCGAAACCACGCCGACAGCGATCGTCGTTGCCGGGTCCACCGATGTCGGCCTCTGGGTCACCAAGCACATGCGCGACATCACACCGGTCGTTTTCATTGCCGGGCTGCAGGAGCTGAAGTCGATCGTGGTGGACGACAAGCTCATCACCGTCGGCGCCGGCGTCACCTATTCGGAGGCGATCGCGACGCTGTCGCGGCATATCCCGGCGCTCGGACCGCTGATTACCCGCATCGGCGGCCAGCAGGTGCGCAATATGGGCACGATCGGCGGCAACATCGCCAACGGTTCGCCAATCGGCGACACACCGCCGGCACTGATCGCGCTTGGCGCGTCGCTGACCTTGCGCAAGGGCGCGGTCCGGCGCACCATCGCGCTTGAAGACTTCTTCATTGCCTATGGCAAGCAGGACCGCCAGCCCGGCGAATTCGTCGAAGCCGTGCATATCCCGGTTCCCGCCGTGGCGGAAAAATTTGCCATCTACAAGGTGACCAAGCGCCGGGATGAGGACATCACGGCGACGCTCGGCGCCTTCCGACTGGTGCTTACTGAAGATGGCACTGTCGCGGAAATCCGGATCGCCTATGGCGGCATGGCCGCAACGCCGAAACGGGCCTTTTCCGTCGAAAAGGCGCTGCACGGCCAGCCTTGGAACGAAAAGACGGTAGAGATGGCGATGGAAAAATATGCCGAGGATTATGCGCCGCTGACCGACATGCGCGCCACCGCGGAATACCGTGCGCTCGCAGCAAGGAACCTTCTCTTGCGCTTCTACCTGGAAGCGACGTCCAGCGCAGCGCCGGCGCAGGTATCGAGATATGAGGCTGCGTAA
- the uraH gene encoding hydroxyisourate hydrolase has protein sequence MQSHSPGAGRLTTHVLDTALGKPAEGLRIDLYRIEDETLQLLKSTKTNDDGRCDAPLLSGETMRSGTYELRFHAGDYLGRSGDDPMFLDVIPIRFGLADERAHYHVPLLLSPYSYSTYRGS, from the coding sequence ATGCAGTCTCATTCGCCAGGAGCCGGCCGGCTCACGACCCACGTACTGGACACGGCGCTCGGCAAGCCCGCTGAGGGCCTGCGCATCGATCTGTACCGGATCGAAGACGAAACGCTGCAGCTCCTGAAATCCACCAAAACCAACGATGACGGCCGCTGCGACGCGCCGCTCTTGTCCGGCGAAACCATGCGCTCCGGCACCTACGAGCTGCGCTTTCATGCTGGTGACTATCTCGGCCGCTCCGGCGACGATCCCATGTTTCTGGATGTCATCCCGATCCGCTTCGGCCTCGCCGACGAGCGCGCGCATTACCATGTGCCGCTGCTCCTCTCGCCCTACAGCTATTCCACCTATCGCGGGAGCTGA
- a CDS encoding ureidoglycolate lyase produces the protein MKVIEIQPLTRATFAPFGDVIEMEGARNYPINAGKCVRYHDLAQVEAIGEEARTMISWLRGEPYALPLELKMVERHPLGSQAFVPLSSHPFLVVAARETGYGPSEPVAFRTRPGQGVNIWRNVWHGILTPLDGISDFIVIDRGGKGVNLEEHFYEEPFLIR, from the coding sequence ATGAAAGTGATCGAAATTCAACCGCTGACGAGAGCCACATTCGCCCCCTTCGGCGATGTGATCGAGATGGAAGGGGCGCGCAACTATCCGATCAACGCCGGCAAATGCGTTCGTTATCATGACCTTGCACAGGTCGAAGCGATCGGTGAAGAGGCGCGCACGATGATCAGTTGGTTGCGCGGCGAGCCCTATGCGCTGCCGCTGGAACTGAAGATGGTCGAGCGGCATCCTCTCGGCAGCCAGGCCTTCGTTCCGCTGTCCAGCCATCCATTCCTCGTCGTTGCCGCGCGCGAAACGGGCTATGGGCCGAGCGAGCCAGTGGCCTTCCGCACCAGGCCGGGGCAGGGCGTCAACATCTGGCGCAATGTCTGGCACGGCATTCTGACGCCCCTCGACGGCATCTCCGACTTCATCGTCATCGATCGCGGCGGCAAGGGCGTCAATCTTGAGGAACATTTCTATGAAGAGCCATTCCTGATCCGCTAA
- a CDS encoding NCS2 family permease, producing MLERLFKLSEHGTSVRTELIAGVTTFLTMSYIIFVNPDILSTTGMDRNAIFVATCLAAALGSMVMGFVANWPIGMAPGMGLNAFFAFTVVAALGFTWQQALGAVFISGSIFVLLTVTGVRSWLIAGIPHSLRSAIAAGIGLFLAIIALKSAGIVVANKATLVGLGDLKQTGPLLAILGFFIIAVMDALKVRGSILIGILAVTVLSWIFGVSQFHGIVSAPPSIMPTFLQLDIVGALHGGLVHIILVFVLVEVFDATGTLIGIAKRANLIQEGKPNRLSRALLADSAAIVAGSLMGTSSTTAFVESASGVQAGGRTGLTALTIAALFIAALFFSPLAASVPAFATAPALLYVAGLMMRELTEIEWDDLTEAAPAAITALAMPFTYSIANGLAFGFITYVAVKVFTGRWSMLHPATQIVAALFVVRFAFFAD from the coding sequence ATGCTTGAACGACTTTTCAAATTGAGTGAGCACGGCACGTCCGTGCGCACCGAGCTCATCGCGGGCGTCACGACGTTCCTGACGATGTCCTATATCATCTTCGTCAATCCAGACATTCTGTCGACGACTGGCATGGACCGCAATGCGATCTTTGTCGCCACCTGTCTCGCAGCCGCGCTCGGCTCCATGGTCATGGGCTTTGTCGCCAACTGGCCGATCGGCATGGCGCCGGGCATGGGGCTCAATGCTTTCTTCGCCTTCACCGTGGTTGCCGCACTCGGCTTTACCTGGCAGCAGGCGCTTGGCGCCGTCTTCATTTCCGGCTCGATCTTCGTCTTATTGACGGTGACCGGCGTGCGCAGCTGGCTGATCGCCGGCATCCCGCATTCGCTCAGAAGCGCGATCGCCGCCGGTATAGGTCTCTTCCTGGCAATCATCGCGCTCAAGAGCGCCGGCATCGTCGTTGCCAACAAGGCGACGCTCGTCGGCCTGGGGGATCTGAAGCAGACCGGTCCCCTTCTCGCCATCCTCGGTTTCTTCATCATCGCCGTTATGGATGCGCTGAAGGTCAGGGGGTCGATCCTCATCGGTATTCTCGCCGTCACAGTTCTCTCCTGGATCTTCGGCGTCAGCCAGTTCCACGGCATCGTTTCGGCCCCGCCATCCATCATGCCGACCTTCCTGCAACTCGACATCGTCGGCGCTCTGCATGGTGGCCTGGTCCACATCATTCTCGTCTTCGTGCTCGTCGAAGTCTTCGACGCCACCGGGACGCTGATCGGTATCGCCAAGCGCGCGAACCTGATCCAGGAAGGAAAGCCGAACCGCTTGAGCAGAGCTCTGCTTGCCGACAGCGCAGCCATTGTCGCCGGCTCGCTGATGGGCACCAGCAGCACGACGGCCTTCGTCGAAAGCGCGTCGGGCGTTCAGGCTGGCGGCCGCACGGGCCTGACGGCTCTCACCATCGCCGCCCTCTTCATCGCGGCTCTCTTCTTCTCGCCGCTAGCAGCCTCCGTTCCGGCCTTTGCAACCGCTCCAGCGCTGCTCTATGTCGCCGGCCTGATGATGCGCGAGCTGACCGAGATCGAATGGGATGACCTGACCGAAGCGGCCCCGGCCGCAATCACGGCACTCGCCATGCCCTTCACCTACTCGATTGCCAACGGCCTTGCCTTCGGCTTCATCACCTATGTCGCCGTGAAGGTCTTCACCGGCCGCTGGTCGATGCTGCACCCGGCAACGCAGATCGTCGCTGCCCTGTTCGTCGTGCGCTTCGCCTTCTTCGCAGACTAG
- a CDS encoding GMC family oxidoreductase, which yields MSQTVYDALVIGSGAAGSFAAKELTAQGLSVLLLEAGPAVTKEDFDPDRKKAPASSINIWERARATLKGQPIQARAAFFTERFSHFFVNDRKNPYTTPKDAPFLWIRGRQGGGRLHSFGRVLLRWTDDDFKIRSKTGKGVDWPVSYDELAPYYAEVETSLGLYGNKDGVETLPDGVYAHPAKLTPAETTFKTEVEGRWPKRHVVSWRYIAPDAERTPKPLREALATGRLTIRHDAIVRRIITDDAGGRATGAEFIDRVTGKVETARAAIVVLSASPIESVRLLLNSATASHPHGLGNSSGALGRYFMDQLPCLAFGSFSKANGWAVDDSAPTDPFYNPSGGIFVPRFGEGDAGRDDFDYQGSIGRAPTPDDEPSRLAFFGFGRMLPYADNRITLDTRRKDAWGIPVPHIRCVMGKEEHALLRRQEEVLIDMVHGVGGELEFIGSPTGLREMGRGAFPDADPFSRFMFRTWFRKTMCMGAAIHETGGARMGVSSKDSVLNAHNQSWDIPNLIVTDASAFPGSGIAGTTLTVMALTIRACRNIADQYRAGQM from the coding sequence ATGTCTCAGACTGTCTACGACGCGCTGGTGATCGGCTCCGGCGCTGCCGGTTCCTTCGCCGCCAAGGAATTGACCGCCCAAGGGCTTTCGGTCTTACTGCTCGAAGCCGGCCCCGCCGTCACCAAGGAGGATTTCGACCCGGATCGCAAGAAGGCACCCGCCAGCAGCATCAACATCTGGGAGCGCGCCCGCGCCACGCTCAAAGGCCAGCCCATCCAGGCGCGCGCCGCCTTCTTTACCGAGCGCTTCAGCCATTTCTTCGTCAACGATCGCAAGAACCCCTATACGACGCCGAAGGATGCGCCGTTTCTGTGGATACGCGGCCGCCAGGGCGGCGGCCGCCTGCACAGCTTCGGTCGTGTGCTGCTCCGCTGGACTGACGATGATTTCAAGATCCGCTCGAAGACCGGCAAGGGCGTCGACTGGCCCGTCTCCTATGACGAGCTCGCCCCCTACTATGCGGAGGTGGAAACCAGCCTTGGCCTTTATGGCAATAAGGATGGCGTGGAGACATTGCCCGACGGCGTCTATGCGCATCCGGCAAAGCTGACGCCGGCCGAAACGACCTTCAAGACGGAAGTCGAAGGACGCTGGCCGAAGCGGCACGTCGTTTCCTGGCGCTATATTGCGCCAGACGCAGAACGGACGCCGAAACCCCTGCGGGAGGCGTTGGCGACGGGACGGCTGACCATCCGCCATGATGCCATCGTGCGCCGCATCATCACCGACGATGCCGGCGGTCGAGCGACGGGAGCGGAGTTCATCGATCGTGTGACCGGCAAGGTCGAAACCGCGCGCGCGGCCATCGTTGTGCTCTCGGCATCGCCGATCGAAAGTGTAAGGCTGCTTCTCAATTCGGCGACAGCCAGCCATCCTCATGGGCTGGGCAATAGCTCAGGCGCGCTCGGGCGCTATTTCATGGACCAGCTGCCTTGCCTGGCCTTCGGTTCGTTTTCCAAGGCAAACGGCTGGGCAGTCGACGATTCCGCGCCGACAGATCCCTTCTACAATCCCTCCGGCGGCATCTTCGTCCCGCGCTTTGGAGAGGGCGATGCAGGTCGCGATGATTTCGACTATCAGGGAAGCATCGGCCGAGCGCCGACGCCGGATGACGAGCCTTCTCGGCTTGCCTTCTTCGGCTTCGGCCGCATGCTGCCCTATGCCGACAATCGCATCACGCTCGATACACGCCGCAAGGATGCCTGGGGAATCCCCGTGCCCCATATCCGTTGTGTCATGGGCAAGGAGGAACATGCCCTGCTGCGTCGTCAGGAAGAAGTGCTGATCGACATGGTGCATGGCGTCGGCGGCGAGCTGGAGTTTATCGGCTCGCCTACTGGCCTCAGAGAAATGGGCCGCGGTGCCTTCCCCGATGCCGATCCCTTCAGCCGCTTCATGTTTCGCACATGGTTCCGCAAGACCATGTGCATGGGAGCCGCCATCCATGAAACCGGCGGCGCGCGCATGGGAGTATCGAGCAAGGACTCCGTCCTCAATGCCCATAATCAGAGCTGGGATATTCCCAACCTCATCGTAACGGATGCCTCCGCCTTTCCGGGCAGCGGCATTGCCGGCACCACGCTGACGGTGATGGCCCTGACCATCCGCGCCTGCAGGAACATTGCCGATCAATATCGCGCCGGACAAATGTGA
- a CDS encoding ABC transporter ATP-binding protein, with translation MQPAVSVKDLKIAYGDHTVIDKMSIDIAPREFLVLLGPSGCGKSTLLNSIAGLQDITDGEIWISDKNVTWAEPKDRGIGMVFQSYALYPRMSVRKNLSFGLRVAGLPKAEIEARIARTASLLHLDQLLDRRPSELSGGQRQRVAIGRALVREVNVFLFDEPLSNLDAKLRNELRVEIKKLHQSLGNTMIYVTHDQVEALTLADRIAIMKDGVIQQLASPSEIYHRPANLFVAGFIGAPAMNFIKGEIVLKADAPIFESNGLAIALADYPFLSAVKVGPATLGIRPEHIAPNGADLGWPTIPGTVSVVEPMGADTVLWFDWAGQSLSYRIMGDAILQPGTAIAPGLDITKASLFGADDARL, from the coding sequence ATGCAGCCTGCCGTCTCGGTCAAGGATCTCAAGATCGCCTATGGCGATCACACCGTCATAGACAAGATGTCGATCGATATCGCGCCTCGCGAATTCCTGGTGCTGCTCGGCCCGTCCGGCTGCGGGAAATCGACCCTGCTCAACTCCATCGCCGGTCTTCAGGACATTACCGACGGCGAAATCTGGATATCGGACAAGAACGTCACCTGGGCCGAGCCGAAAGATCGCGGCATCGGCATGGTCTTCCAATCCTATGCGCTTTATCCCCGCATGTCGGTGCGCAAGAACCTGTCCTTCGGCCTGCGCGTGGCGGGCCTTCCCAAGGCCGAGATCGAGGCGCGCATCGCCCGGACGGCTTCGCTTCTGCATCTCGACCAGTTGCTCGACCGCCGCCCCTCGGAACTGTCGGGCGGCCAGCGCCAGCGCGTCGCGATCGGCCGTGCGCTGGTGCGCGAAGTCAACGTCTTTCTGTTCGACGAACCGCTCTCCAACCTCGATGCCAAGCTGCGCAACGAATTGCGCGTCGAGATCAAGAAGCTGCACCAGAGCCTCGGCAATACGATGATCTATGTCACACATGATCAGGTCGAGGCGCTCACTCTTGCCGATCGCATCGCCATCATGAAGGACGGTGTGATCCAGCAGCTTGCCAGCCCGTCCGAGATCTACCATCGCCCGGCCAATCTCTTCGTTGCCGGCTTTATCGGCGCGCCGGCGATGAACTTCATCAAGGGCGAGATTGTCTTGAAAGCGGACGCGCCGATCTTCGAAAGCAACGGACTTGCTATCGCCCTCGCCGACTATCCTTTCCTGAGCGCCGTCAAAGTGGGTCCCGCGACGCTTGGCATCCGGCCGGAGCATATCGCACCGAATGGCGCAGACCTGGGTTGGCCCACCATTCCCGGCACCGTCTCGGTCGTCGAGCCAATGGGCGCCGACACCGTGCTATGGTTCGACTGGGCGGGCCAAAGCCTCTCCTATCGCATCATGGGAGATGCCATCCTGCAGCCGGGTACGGCGATCGCGCCCGGCCTCGATATCACAAAGGCCTCCCTCTTCGGCGCCGATGACGCGCGCCTCTAA
- a CDS encoding carbohydrate ABC transporter permease — protein sequence MAALHPRGPKPSRLTAGQIGLYAFLILSALFFLLPLYTMLVTSLKTMEEIRQGRIFALPDTIDFDAWKTAWSGACMGTQCLGVRIGFWNSVKITVPAVAISVFIGAINGYALSFWRPRGSNLLFGLLMAGGLIPYQIFLYPLVRLLANLSLYNSVAGVVLVHVIFGLPLVTLLFRNYFVAIPEELCKAARVDGAGFWRIFLEIMLPMSVPMIVVASIFQFTGIWNDFLIGLVFAGRDNLPMTVQLNNIVNTTMGERAYNVNMAATILTAVVPLAIYFFSGRWFLRGVAAGAVKG from the coding sequence ATGGCGGCTCTTCACCCGCGTGGCCCCAAGCCTTCGCGGCTGACGGCAGGTCAGATCGGGCTCTATGCCTTCCTTATCCTTTCGGCGCTCTTCTTCCTGCTGCCGCTCTATACGATGCTCGTCACCTCGTTGAAGACGATGGAGGAGATCCGCCAGGGCCGCATCTTCGCCCTGCCCGATACCATCGATTTCGACGCGTGGAAGACCGCTTGGTCGGGAGCCTGCATGGGCACGCAATGCCTGGGCGTGCGTATCGGCTTCTGGAACTCGGTCAAGATCACCGTACCGGCCGTGGCGATTTCCGTCTTCATCGGCGCCATCAACGGCTATGCACTCTCCTTCTGGCGACCGAGAGGCTCGAACCTGCTGTTCGGGCTTCTGATGGCTGGTGGCCTCATCCCCTACCAGATCTTCCTCTATCCGCTGGTGCGGCTGCTTGCCAATCTGAGCCTTTATAATTCGGTGGCAGGCGTTGTCCTCGTTCATGTGATCTTCGGCCTGCCGCTGGTGACGCTGCTGTTCCGCAACTACTTCGTCGCCATTCCTGAAGAGCTCTGCAAGGCAGCGCGCGTCGATGGCGCCGGTTTCTGGCGTATCTTCCTTGAGATCATGCTGCCGATGTCTGTACCCATGATCGTCGTCGCCTCCATCTTCCAGTTTACCGGCATCTGGAACGACTTCCTGATCGGCCTGGTCTTTGCCGGACGGGACAATCTGCCAATGACGGTGCAGCTCAACAACATCGTCAACACCACCATGGGCGAGCGCGCCTACAACGTGAACATGGCTGCCACCATCCTCACCGCCGTCGTTCCGCTCGCCATCTATTTCTTTTCCGGCCGCTGGTTCCTGCGTGGTGTCGCCGCCGGCGCCGTCAAGGGGTAA
- a CDS encoding sugar ABC transporter permease: MQAKRRRSLAATFALLPTWIAAIFVYIGTMVWSVRLSFTDSTIFPSSNYVGFAQYAKLFKNSRWLASLENVLIFGVLYVAGCLALGFVLAAALDRKVRFESMFRTIFLYPYAMSFVVTGLIWQWMLNPTFGIQATVRALGWQSFVFDWIVNRDMAIYTVVFAGVWQGAGLVMVIALSGMRGIGEEQWKAAQIDGIPVWRIYVSIILPQLGPALAASGMLLSMGVIKTYDLIVAQTGGGPGYSTEVPAKFIMDNLFERQNLGLASAGATVLVLSVIMAVAPFRYALHMRARRRGAH; the protein is encoded by the coding sequence ATGCAAGCCAAGCGCAGACGCTCCCTTGCTGCGACCTTTGCCCTGCTGCCGACCTGGATTGCCGCGATCTTCGTCTATATCGGCACCATGGTCTGGTCGGTGCGCCTATCCTTCACGGATTCGACCATCTTCCCATCGTCCAACTATGTCGGTTTCGCGCAATACGCCAAGCTGTTTAAAAACTCGCGCTGGCTCGCATCACTGGAGAATGTGCTGATCTTCGGCGTTCTCTATGTTGCCGGTTGCCTTGCCCTCGGCTTCGTGCTCGCCGCAGCCCTTGATCGCAAGGTCCGCTTCGAGAGCATGTTCCGCACCATCTTCCTCTATCCCTACGCCATGTCCTTCGTGGTCACCGGCCTCATCTGGCAGTGGATGCTGAACCCGACCTTCGGCATCCAGGCGACGGTCAGGGCACTCGGCTGGCAGAGCTTCGTCTTCGACTGGATCGTCAACCGCGATATGGCGATTTACACGGTCGTCTTTGCCGGCGTCTGGCAGGGTGCTGGCCTCGTCATGGTCATCGCATTGTCAGGCATGCGCGGGATCGGCGAGGAGCAATGGAAGGCGGCGCAGATCGACGGCATTCCGGTCTGGCGCATCTATGTTTCGATCATCCTGCCGCAGCTTGGGCCGGCGCTTGCCGCATCGGGCATGCTGCTCTCCATGGGCGTGATCAAGACCTACGACCTCATCGTCGCGCAGACCGGGGGCGGCCCCGGCTATTCGACCGAAGTGCCGGCAAAATTCATCATGGACAATCTGTTCGAGCGCCAGAACCTTGGACTTGCGAGCGCCGGCGCCACCGTGCTCGTGCTCTCGGTCATCATGGCCGTCGCACCGTTCCGCTATGCGCTCCACATGCGCGCCAGAAGAAGGGGAGCACACTGA
- a CDS encoding ABC transporter substrate-binding protein → MKDIMKMLLTGAALIAVSLPAHAEDKPQAEVITSWTSGSEAAALGVIKQEFEKRGGVWKDSSIAGFGAADAAFQNRLVAGDPPAAKQAVIGLANTDFVNQGLMSSIDDVAKAGKWADVLPKSIYDLISYNGKVYLSPSDAHGESWVFYSKDAFAKAGVSDEPKSWDEFFSALDKLKAAGIQPVAWGGQSWQESKVFNMILLTQVGIDGFLKIYVDKDKGDASTEGVKKTLDILGKLRAYVDEGAAGRNWNDATAMVITGKAGVQFMGDWAKGEFVAAGKELGKDYGCMLVPQSPGMVYVADSFSFPKIADAAAQKGQTLLAEVAMDPTVQVEFSLKKGSVPMRTDVDKTKLDVCAQKGLELMSAGKIVPDQALILSPQQAGALNDFVDEFWSNPSEDSASGAEKFFAIFE, encoded by the coding sequence ATGAAAGACATAATGAAAATGCTACTGACGGGAGCCGCACTCATAGCGGTCTCCCTGCCTGCCCATGCCGAAGACAAGCCGCAGGCCGAGGTAATCACGTCCTGGACATCCGGCAGCGAAGCCGCGGCCCTCGGCGTCATCAAACAGGAGTTCGAGAAGCGCGGCGGCGTGTGGAAGGATTCCTCCATCGCCGGTTTCGGTGCGGCCGACGCCGCCTTCCAGAACCGTCTGGTCGCCGGCGATCCGCCGGCCGCCAAACAGGCCGTGATCGGCCTTGCCAACACCGATTTCGTCAATCAGGGCCTCATGAGTTCGATCGACGACGTGGCGAAGGCCGGCAAGTGGGCCGATGTCCTGCCGAAATCGATCTACGATCTCATTTCCTATAACGGCAAGGTCTATCTCTCGCCGAGCGATGCTCATGGCGAAAGCTGGGTATTCTATTCCAAGGACGCCTTCGCCAAGGCCGGCGTCAGCGACGAGCCGAAGAGCTGGGACGAATTCTTCTCAGCGCTCGATAAACTGAAAGCCGCCGGCATTCAGCCCGTCGCCTGGGGCGGCCAATCCTGGCAAGAGTCCAAGGTCTTCAACATGATCCTGCTGACCCAGGTCGGCATTGACGGCTTCCTCAAGATCTATGTCGACAAGGACAAGGGTGACGCATCGACGGAAGGCGTGAAGAAGACGCTGGATATCCTCGGCAAGCTGCGCGCCTATGTCGATGAAGGGGCGGCCGGCCGCAACTGGAACGACGCGACCGCCATGGTCATCACCGGAAAGGCCGGCGTGCAATTCATGGGCGACTGGGCCAAGGGCGAATTCGTTGCCGCCGGCAAGGAACTGGGCAAGGATTACGGCTGCATGCTTGTGCCGCAATCGCCGGGAATGGTCTACGTCGCAGATTCCTTCTCATTCCCGAAGATCGCCGACGCGGCGGCACAAAAAGGCCAGACCCTGCTTGCGGAGGTCGCCATGGACCCGACCGTACAGGTCGAGTTCTCGCTGAAGAAGGGCTCCGTGCCGATGCGAACCGATGTCGACAAGACGAAGCTCGATGTCTGCGCGCAAAAGGGTCTGGAACTGATGAGCGCCGGCAAGATCGTTCCGGATCAGGCGCTCATCCTCTCGCCGCAGCAGGCTGGCGCGCTCAACGACTTTGTCGATGAATTCTGGAGCAATCCATCCGAGGATAGCGCCTCCGGTGCGGAGAAGTTCTTCGCGATCTTCGAATAG
- a CDS encoding sugar phosphate isomerase/epimerase, with product MTSTERLRFGVDLVTFFHPGFWGVEDYDGIVALSRSEPRAFWDKILDAVQASGVTGVELTFSPFNWQDATKTYGSVEKFADELSRRGLTLASGFFAELEAAGDFTEASAQAAIIDKAEKYAEFLKACGSDIMVIGAPLRQTLGAQPTRFFDFEQARKIADFLNRLGAALYTKGVRLALHTEAHSIFAAARDVDLLMLLTDPAYVHMCPDTAHIIVAGSDPLQLVDRHHERVIIAHWKDALGPMPADTVIDKHIHDRHRPYFCGFGLGRVDWPGWARLLRDRDYEGWAILELDAAPDPVGDIANGLTLVTQALLPIYR from the coding sequence ATGACCTCTACGGAACGACTGCGCTTTGGTGTCGATCTTGTCACCTTTTTCCACCCCGGATTTTGGGGCGTAGAGGATTATGACGGCATTGTCGCGCTATCGCGTAGCGAGCCTCGTGCCTTCTGGGACAAGATACTCGATGCTGTGCAAGCTTCCGGGGTCACCGGCGTGGAACTCACCTTCTCGCCCTTCAACTGGCAGGATGCGACGAAGACCTATGGTTCGGTCGAGAAGTTTGCCGATGAACTTTCCAGGCGCGGGCTGACGCTGGCGAGCGGCTTCTTTGCCGAACTCGAAGCCGCCGGCGATTTCACCGAGGCATCCGCCCAGGCCGCCATTATAGACAAGGCGGAAAAATACGCCGAATTTCTCAAGGCCTGCGGCAGCGACATCATGGTCATCGGCGCGCCTCTCCGCCAGACGCTCGGCGCTCAGCCGACGCGGTTCTTCGATTTCGAGCAGGCACGCAAGATTGCCGATTTCCTCAATCGCCTGGGTGCCGCTCTCTACACCAAGGGCGTGCGCCTCGCTCTCCATACCGAAGCGCATTCGATCTTCGCGGCAGCGCGCGATGTCGATCTGCTGATGCTGCTGACCGATCCCGCCTACGTGCATATGTGCCCGGACACGGCGCATATCATCGTTGCCGGCTCCGATCCGCTGCAGCTCGTCGACCGTCACCACGAGCGCGTCATTATCGCCCATTGGAAGGATGCGCTGGGACCGATGCCGGCCGATACGGTAATCGACAAACATATCCATGATCGCCATCGCCCCTATTTCTGCGGCTTCGGCCTCGGCCGGGTCGACTGGCCGGGCTGGGCCAGGCTACTGCGCGACCGCGACTATGAAGGCTGGGCCATTCTCGAGCTCGACGCCGCGCCCGATCCGGTCGGCGATATCGCCAACGGCCTGACGCTCGTCACACAGGCGCTTTTGCCGATTTATCGCTGA